One window of the Candidatus Cloacimonadota bacterium genome contains the following:
- a CDS encoding T9SS type A sorting domain-containing protein: MKNMILTLLLLLAVAFACAQGNYYDNVINLSGQQLYSALRTLISTNTNSDYGAAKEFLFQQLDNHNGYVTCIYTGEEYYVGYNYTGSNNPNTEHTYAQSWFSSNESSRKKADLHHLYPSNSVVNSSRGNYPLFTVANHASANVYYNDTPWQSYRGQSSGGYTVFEPADESKGNIARALLYFNTRYNDSLTQQNVNMTPVLVQWHFADPPDAAEISRNNGIYGFQTNRNPYVDHPEFVGRIWGGVAVDEETASPAAELSLDRVWPNPFSDSTTLSVQSKEARQASVSVHDVKGRIVSSWSQVLTAGNSEISWNGRDKEGQKAAPGVYLIRLHSDGLNASAKVLMSQ; the protein is encoded by the coding sequence AGCAACTCTATTCCGCGCTGCGCACTCTCATCTCCACGAACACCAACAGCGATTACGGAGCAGCCAAAGAGTTTCTATTTCAGCAACTTGACAACCACAACGGCTATGTGACCTGCATCTATACCGGCGAGGAATATTACGTTGGCTACAACTACACCGGTTCCAACAACCCAAACACCGAGCACACCTACGCCCAAAGCTGGTTCAGTTCGAATGAATCCAGCCGGAAAAAGGCCGATTTGCACCATCTATATCCCTCCAATTCGGTGGTGAACAGCTCGCGGGGCAATTATCCCCTGTTCACGGTGGCCAACCACGCCTCCGCGAACGTCTATTACAACGACACCCCCTGGCAGAGCTACCGTGGCCAAAGCTCAGGCGGCTACACGGTTTTCGAACCGGCCGACGAGAGCAAGGGCAACATCGCCCGTGCCCTGCTTTATTTCAACACCCGCTATAACGACAGCCTCACCCAGCAAAACGTGAACATGACACCGGTGCTGGTGCAGTGGCATTTTGCCGATCCGCCCGACGCCGCCGAAATCTCCCGCAACAACGGCATTTACGGCTTTCAGACCAACCGCAACCCCTATGTTGACCATCCGGAATTCGTGGGCCGCATCTGGGGCGGGGTGGCTGTGGATGAAGAAACCGCTTCTCCAGCAGCGGAACTGAGTTTGGACCGGGTTTGGCCAAATCCGTTTTCGGATTCCACCACCCTGTCCGTGCAAAGCAAGGAAGCCCGCCAGGCCAGCGTTTCCGTGCATGATGTGAAAGGCCGGATTGTGAGCTCCTGGAGCCAGGTGCTTACTGCCGGAAATTCTGAAATATCTTGGAACGGCAGGGATAAGGAGGGGCAAAAAGCCGCTCCCGGAGTATATTTGATCCGCTTGCACAGCGATGGGCTTAATGCCTCGGCCAAAGTGCTGATGAGCCAGTGA